Sequence from the bacterium genome:
GCAGCTATCAATGCTACCTTCTTCTGATGGCCTGCTGTATACGGGTCTCGTTCTTCAACGATCCTTGAAAGGAGTAAAATAACTTCTTCAAAGTATTTTTCCAGCTTTTTTGCATAATTTTTGGTTTCCTCTTTTGCTTCTATTGCCAGGGCAGTTTCCATCAGATTTGCGATGTAAAGGGCCAGAATGTGGTTAAACCACTCATCCTGCCTATCTATATCGTGCTTCTTAGTATATTCACATTTCAAAATTCCCCACAACTCATTTTCGACAAATATAGGGGTATCGATGACCGATTTAATTTCTCTGGGCTTTATATAATTTTCATAAAGCTCCATTAGCCTGTTATCTTGTGTTACATCCGGTGTACTGATTTGTATTCCCTGTTTCAAAAAAATTTAAGTAACGGCGATGCACTTTTTCACTAAAGGTAACCTTTTCCAATTCTAAGTCGTTTTTCTCGGAGTTGTATACTACTTTGTTCTCGTAATTCCCATCTTTTAAGATCCATATTCCAAATCTGCTGGCATTGAGCACTTTGCAAGAATTCTTTGCAATTTCAAAGAAAGCGGATTCAATATCTTTAATGTAAGATCCACTGCTTTTAAAAAGGCTTATAAGGTATAGTCTCTGGTTTAGAGAGTTTTCAAGAAGCCTTGCCTCTTTTTCCCTGAAAAGCTTTTCATCCGTTATATCTGAGAGAAAGCCTTCAATGTATTCGAGGGTACCTCCCTTAAAAACACCGCGTGCATTATTTCTTATCCACTTTATGTTGCCTTTAAAGGTTTTAAGTTTGAATTCAAAATTTTTAACCACTTTATTTTTGAAAATCAGATCAATCCACCTTTCTCTGTCTTCTGAATTGACGTAAAAATCCCGGGCGTTTAATCTCGATAGGATTTCAAAACTCGGAACCTCAAGAATATTAAGGAGTTCTAAATTTCCAAGAAGAAATTTCCCCTGTGTTGTAGTCCTGTACATTCCTAAAGGTAGATTGCGTATGAGTTCTCGCTGCGTTTTCCAGGTGTGAATAACGTCTCCCAGCATGTTAACGTTTTTGCAGAGATACTGCAGTAAGAGGTAGGATTCTGTTTTTTTAAAGTCTTCTTTTTCCAAAATTAGCATAAAACCGTCGAGTCCCTTCACTTCCCTTGATGTAACCGCTATATTAATTGGTGTATCGTCTAAATCACTCTGGAGTCTCAAGAAGTCATCGAGTTCCATAGCTGGGAGGTCTAAGTCATAAATAAATATCGGGTATTGTTTCTTTTCGAGTGCGCTGATGTAATCTTCAAGAGATTCTATTATTTCGGATGTCAAGCCGTGCTTTTCGGCAAAAACTTTCAAAACTGTATGAATCGAAGAATCTTTACCCACATAATAAATATCTTTGCTCTCCATATATTAATTATACGTTCCTTTTTAGCGGGAATCAAACTCGTTTTGTGAATGAAAAAACTTGTATATTC
This genomic interval carries:
- a CDS encoding GAF domain-containing protein; the protein is MELYENYIKPREIKSVIDTPIFVENELWGILKCEYTKKHDIDRQDEWFNHILALYIANLMETALAIEAKEETKNYAKKLEKYFEEVILLLSRIVEERDPYTAGHQKKVALIAA
- a CDS encoding PAS domain-containing protein — protein: MESKDIYYVGKDSSIHTVLKVFAEKHGLTSEIIESLEDYISALEKKQYPIFIYDLDLPAMELDDFLRLQSDLDDTPINIAVTSREVKGLDGFMLILEKEDFKKTESYLLLQYLCKNVNMLGDVIHTWKTQRELIRNLPLGMYRTTTQGKFLLGNLELLNILEVPSFEILSRLNARDFYVNSEDRERWIDLIFKNKVVKNFEFKLKTFKGNIKWIRNNARGVFKGGTLEYIEGFLSDITDEKLFREKEARLLENSLNQRLYLISLFKSSGSYIKDIESAFFEIAKNSCKVLNASRFGIWILKDGNYENKVVYNSEKNDLELEKVTFSEKVHRRYLNFFETGNTNQYTGCNTR